The Apium graveolens cultivar Ventura chromosome 3, ASM990537v1, whole genome shotgun sequence sequence TCGGTTATATCGATTTGGTAACAAAACGAACAAAATAACAACATGAATCAACTCCAAACATCATAGGGAATCTATCCATAACATCAAAACTGACTGACAATCACCAGTATTCAAAAACGAAATTCGAGGAtaatatgaaaaaaatgaaatcgAGTAATAATCAACCTTATTTGGAGATTTTGGTGCGGATACGATTGTCTTatcgagagcttcgttttgactATTTATACGCCTCCATCGGATTCCAATAATGTCTTCAAATTCTCGTTTGATtgcgaagaacacgaagaacacagttcgtttctctggataattatataattaactgtttACAAATGaatttctgtacaaaataaaatacggtaagggctatttataattacgaaatattggtaccccgttggatcataccagatataaaatattacgtttatttgagaaaatagatccaaaacggtaccgtttttgggataattatccaaatctgtatattttgtactgcagtcttggtctcagcgctttgattacacgtactacgagatgataattatactagtttaataaaaagatcccgtttatcgaaaatacgggttttatcaatttaccgaaacaaattttgtatcgaaaatattacgccgggacccgtacggggaaaaccgtacgccggatcaaaaaagtcaaaacatgaaaaatgctcggaatattgcaattagggtaggaaggagttttcggaagagttttgggttgtaaaaacgtataaatggttgaagtcggttggttcccgattatataaaatagtttataaatactcggaaaagtaatttattaaatccataaatcatttataaaatcatataacaacatagaaattgatagaaaaaaatcacaattatctatactttattctggacttataaaaattaaaatactcaaattatacCATATTTACATATCCAAAAATAGATATCACTtcacagataattcaccaaaaattcatataataattacataatatttatttattagcaaaaataattacacatcatatcccggatattacatttaTTAGATGTTTTGGCAAAAAAATGTAAGCACATTTTTCTCCTTATTTTTGGGATAATTACTATTTTAAGATGTCGATGTATATAACTATTTCAGATGTATTAATTTCAACCATCTTTCAGAATTTTGTAACAATCTGTTGTTTTATCTTGTTAACCTCATAGTTATAGTTATTTTGAATGTTATATATTTcctaattttttgaaaaaaataactGTTGTTATAGAATCTTTAATATTATAGTTGAAAAACTGAAAATTAGGATTAACTTGTTAAGGTATAgcttaaaaatgataaaaaatttagaattaactgaaataataaataagattaataaaagaatatatttcaaattatattaatatttaatatatgaatcttgtatgtaataaaatatattattcaaGAAAGTGGATTTCAAAAATCAATCACcaagaaagtatttaaaaatgtATTGTAACTTGTAAGCAAAAAAATTCTAACAAAATGGAGGATTTTATATTACTTTCCGGATAAAGGGCATAAGAAGTTTAGATAAATAAATATATGCAGGAGGGAAATGGAAAAAAAAAACAGAAAGGGCCTGCATCATGATTACATAATTCTGCCGTCAGAAATGATGGATCTAAGTACAAATGTACGGCCCACTAAATTTTGATCCGGGCGTTTTAATAGCTGTCTTACCATGAGGCCAATTTCAAGAGTGGCCTAAAAGTCCAAATTTAGACAGATTTCGGTCCAAATTTACCCAACGGTGACTTAAAtttcggtccaaatttggaccgatgAATAGTGTTGGCCTAAAcatcggtccaaatttggaccgagaATAAAAATAATAGTTTTAATGTATTTCTTTTAGTTTAATACATAAAAATTTGATTTCGGGTATTTATAAATGTAATTAACCGATATTaggatattattattatttatttaaataataattttaattaaaaaatatttaaacgtaattaaataaatattattacatTTCTTGAATTCAAATTACGAATATATTCAAACATTAAAATAAAGATTATAACACATAAAACTTAATTTGAAACACAACATAAATAAAAATGCGATGAGAACTAATTCTGAGATGCACTAATTGAGATGCACTAATTGAGCATTTGTTTCTCAGAATATACTAATTCTGAGGATTAGTATTAGTTAACGATGTTTTAAGATTTAATTAATATTTGTACTTTTCTTATTTGAATGTTATGTTTTATTAACggttttattataaaaattataactaaatatatttactatttttcatatatatttgAAGTTTAATTAGAATTCTATTATTCATTTAtttacaattttaaaataaaacaagtaattaataataataaaaaaatataaagatAATATTTTACCTCAtacaaatataatatatttattattataagaccttaaaataattaaataaacatattGAAATTTGGACCGAAATTTAGACCAAACTATTGGAGTTGGAGAGGGGTTAGGATCCAAATTTGGACCGAGATTTGGTCCAAATTTGGACAGAAGTTGCTCTAACAAAAAGTTGACCCGTAGGTTTAAAATATCCTTAAATAACTGTCATCATCTGCAAAATATGTGCTATAGTAAATAGGAGGAGAGGGAAGATGGGCAGGTAGTCAGAGACATGAACATACACACAAAAGAAAAAACTCCTCCTAAATATCTGTAGCACCAGTAGTAGTCAGTTCCTGTTAGATGAGAGCAAATATCACAGTGTATAATCCTAGATTAGATACAAAAATATTACTACTATTATTTAAAACAAACGGAATTACAATGTCTGCAGCATCATCAAACCAAGCCTCTGCTTTTCAAAATCCAAGAATTGTGGTGAAAAAGCTTTTAGCCAAAGCTCAAAGTGAAGGCGACGGTGCTGTTGTTAGGAGAAGCATCGGAAGGTAGTATTAATTCCTTTGTTAACAGAAAAGGCTTTCATTCAGAATCTATATATTAAGATTGTCTTGTTGTTTTTCCACCTTTTTTTTTAATCTGTTGATGGGAAAACCATTATGTTCAACAGGCCTGACTTGAAGTATTTGGATCCTTTCCTCATGTTGGATGAATTTGCTGGTACATACTCACAATGACATACTACTATTACTACTTGCTATATATTCCTTTTTGTTAGACTCACCCCTTCAAATATTCTCATTATTGTTTCTTTTTTCTTGTTGCAGTTTCACCTCCTGCTGGATTTCCCGATCATCCACATCGAGGTTTCTGTACCTTACAAAATTCTCAGCTGCTTAAACACtgtcttttcttcttcttcttcttcttttattCTTTACAATTCTTATGTTGTCGAATTCTTGACATTTATTTGCAGGATTCGAGACTGTGACATATATGCTGCAGGTACGTAAAATCAACATATATAAACATCGACCTTGATAGTTTTAAGATGCTGATGAGTTACAAAACTTTCTTATTTGTATTAGGGAGCTTTCACTCATCAGGATTTTGCTGGCCATAAAGGCACAATTGGAGCAGGGGATGTCCAGGTATCAAATACATTATACATTATTACTTTTTTCCAATTCTACACTCGCAATAGTTGACAACTGAATCCTGACCAAATTAAAATGTTTGTCATGAAAAAATCTACCCATACAAAACTAAAACCAAAATGTGTAGTGCTAAACTATTATATCAATTGCAGTGGATGACAGCGGGAAGAGGGATAATTCATTCAGAAATGCCGGCAGGAGATGGACTGCAGACTGGTCTGCAACTATGGATCAATCTTTCATCCAAGGACAAAATGTAAGAATGTGTCATTGAATTTCAGAAAATGACGGGACTTGTGTTTTCTCTaacttgaatttgtttttaaaCCTTGTAGGGTTGAACCTAATTATCAGGAACTGCTAAGTGACGACATCAAAAGGGCTGAAATTGACGGGGTTCAAGTGAAAATCATTGCTGGAGAATCAATGGGAGTTGAGTCACCAGTGTACACACGAACCCCTACAATGTTTCTTGATTTCACTCTACAGCCGAAAGCTCATGTGAACCAAAAAATCCCCGATTATTGGAATTCATTTTTGTATATTATTGAAGGAGAAGGTGTTATTGGATCTTTCAACTCATCACCTGTATCTGCTCACCATGTTTTGGTGTTAAGTTCCGGTGATGGTTTGAGCGTGTGGAACAAGTCCTCCCAGGCCCTGAGGTTCGCGCTAATTGGGGGTGAGCCACTGAATGAGCCAGTGTCTCGATATGGACCTTTTGTGATGAACACGCAGGAAGAAATTGACCAGACTATACAGGATTATCAGTATTGTAAGAATGGATTTGAAATGGCCAAGTATTGGAAGTCTCAACAGTGAAAGAAGCCAAAAATAAATAGTAAAGCTCAACGCCATCTTTTGTCGATCACTATCAAAGCAACTCCTAAAAGGTGGATAATAAAGAATGATTTTGGAATGTGGGAGCATAAATTTCAGATAAAATTTAAGGAAAATTTCAGGCTTCTACAAGCTTGAAAAGGTTGATATTGTACTGAAAAAATCATGATTTGTTGCAATGTCTTGCAAGTTAAATTCCTTGTGCTTGTTTTAGTCACTTCTATTTTATGTGGCACCGTAATGATATAAAAGTCGATACTTCTTTTATTGTAAATATATCATATGTTTTAATAATTGATAAATTTCGGAATGATGGTGGGATATTATTGGATTATATAATTACGCGTGTACGAGGGCTGATATTTCAACTGAAATATTGAATTGCTTGAAGCACTTGGcacttttcaaaaaaaaaaatcaagaaaagtAACCCCAAAAACACACACTCACTTGGTGAGGTATAAAATGTTGAAAAATATGATCTTGTAATGAGGAGAAAATCTTTTTGGATACAACTTTTGTTCATTTTTCATCAACTCAAGTTTGGAAAAAGCATCAGAAAGTTTGACTTCTAACTCCTATAATATTCGAGCCTCTTTTTTTACAATCTAAATTTTGTCACATATCTACGGATCTACAAGTTAtattcaattaatttttaataacGATATTGACATCCTTGTCCGTGACAATCAATTATACGTTAACGATAATGAATATTCAATTTTAGAGCTACCCAGTCAAACTTTTAGAGGCTATAATAGGGAAATTATATTCAATcaatttataatatttttcacGGAATCTTAAGCGTCTGTTATAAATTATCGCGGAACGGTCAAATGACTAGATACCGCTGATATATGGCACTATAAAATTTCATTTAATTAATGTGTTATATTATAAACTAGCTTTATAACTCGTGCAAAGTACAAGTATAATCTAACATCAACTATTATAAAATTTGTATACATGTTTgtgaaattaaatatattttctGTTACTAGAAGTTATTTTATCTGTATATAGTCTTTGTTATAAGGATGAGTTTTTTTGACATGTGTATTTTATAGCCCAAATGAGACAGACACAATTTCAAAACTAATATGTTAATGAAATGTTCATGttttttgttgaaaaatatgGTATGGTGTGAGATGCACTTTTTTCAATTTTGTATCAGATGACTAGTAGATGATTTTTATAAAAGATGAACTTCAAAATGTTCATTTTTTTGTCAAATTCCATAATTGTTATTGTATGGCATTAAAATTCATTATTTGACAAGATCATGTTTATCGATTACTAAAAATTGAGTTCATTTGTATTAGTTAACTTAATTTCCTATATCTTGTATGTATGTTTGTATGTCTATATGTCAAATTCATTATTTGACAAGATCATGTGTGTATGCGtgtgtatgtatttatatatgtatgcgtgtgtatgtatttatatatgcatgcatgcatgcatgtatgtatgtatgtatgtatgtatgtatgtatgtatatatgtatgtatgtgttTGAATTTTAAATgtgttaaaataaattatatgaTA is a genomic window containing:
- the LOC141712687 gene encoding pirin-like protein, translating into MRANITVYNPRLDTKILLLLFKTNGITMSAASSNQASAFQNPRIVVKKLLAKAQSEGDGAVVRRSIGRPDLKYLDPFLMLDEFAVSPPAGFPDHPHRGFETVTYMLQGAFTHQDFAGHKGTIGAGDVQWMTAGRGIIHSEMPAGDGLQTGLQLWINLSSKDKMVEPNYQELLSDDIKRAEIDGVQVKIIAGESMGVESPVYTRTPTMFLDFTLQPKAHVNQKIPDYWNSFLYIIEGEGVIGSFNSSPVSAHHVLVLSSGDGLSVWNKSSQALRFALIGGEPLNEPVSRYGPFVMNTQEEIDQTIQDYQYCKNGFEMAKYWKSQQ